A DNA window from Solanum lycopersicum chromosome 3, SLM_r2.1 contains the following coding sequences:
- the LOC138347192 gene encoding uncharacterized protein translates to MWLSLPYLYFYGEALTWISWLYHNEHLNDWKHFTDKLAFHYRQQIVTERDLPSLTDLLLQMDANLTHMRHHLDNLQNTLSACSQKFSNSQTRLDLTASLADKCDVVEQETISALNKLSLNNEDRHTMLEHPVTKSKVLPKLLNSTGSFSTSIPFPFSVISIGCVETLDPLLDSKIDLDDLSSYASKVFAKMPDKKIGTEVEHPVIYYSGNPASYMFDEMFQAVSLVQEGEYNDIIMLDNSHLSPPCLLSTGSHAHLIRRSIFDYYREFDYAKLLLWLYRFPSAQFGFSFPFDPDSSLLTIFLDAASYDSHMVVADFKGFIRIFTCRIDSTSNTQCILSQFPFIPTANFIMLMVTASRSALDLCIWNSRIGFRFMALTRYKEYVEELLLFGYNDMLFLIVYSNSMSRVWDPGQLGCVKSNWFKVFSIVDKCNALTRPLIVYSLVFTEYYLV, encoded by the coding sequence ATGTGGCTATCTCTTCCTTACCTTTATTTTTATGGAGAAGCCCTCACCTGGATTAGTTGGTTGTATCACAATGAGCATTTGAATGACTGGAAGCATTTCACTGATAAACTGGCCTTCCATTACCGCCAACAAATTGTTACAGAACGTGACTTGCCTTCTCTTACTGATCTATTGCTACAAATGGACGCGAACCTCACGCATATGCGTCATCACCTGGATAACTTGCAGAATACTTTATCGGCTTGCTCCCAAAAGTTCTCTAACTCTCAAACACGTCTAGATTTAACTGCTTCTTTGGCCGATAAGTGTGACGTTGTTGAACAGGAAACGATTTCTGCTTTGAACAAGCTTAGCTTAAACAATGAGGACCGTCATACAATGTTAGAACATCCTGTGACTAAATCGAAGGTACTTCCTAAGTTGTTAAATTCAACGGGTAGTTTTTCAACCTCTATTCCTTTTCCTTTCTCGGTGATTTCCATTGGTTGCGTTGAGACTTTGGATCCTCTGTTGGACTCCAAAATTGACTTGGACGATCTAAGCAGCTATGCATCCAAGGTGTTCGCTAAAATGCCCGACAAGAAAATTGGCACGGAAGTCGAACATCCAGTGATATATTATTCAGGAAATCCTGCATCCTATATGTTCGATGAAATGTTCCAAGCAGTTTCTTTAGTTCAGGAGGGAGAGTACAATGACATTATTATGTTAGATAATAGTCATCTTTCACCACCTTGTCTGCTTTCGACTGGTAGTCACGCCCACCTTATCAGAAGATCTATATTTGATTACTACAGGGAATTCGATTATGCTAAACTCCTATTATGGCTGTATCGATTCCCATCTGCTCAATTCGGCTTTAGCTTTCCATTTGATCCTGATTCTAGTTTGCTTACCATATTTCTTGACGCTGCAAGCTATGATTCACACATGGTTGTGGCTGATTTTAAGGGTTTCATTAGGATATTCACATGTCGTATTGACTCCACTTCCAACACGCAGTGCATTTTGAGTCAATTCCCATTTATTCCTACTGCCAATTTCATTATGCTTATGGTAACCGCTTCTAGAAGTGCACTGGATCTTTGTATATGGAATTCGCGAATAGGTTTCAGATTTATGGCTCTAACACGTTATAAAGAGTACGTGGAGGAACTACTATTGTTCGGATATAATGACATGCTTTTCTTAATTGTGTATTCAAATTCTATGAGTAGAGTGTGGGATCCCGGACAACTAGGATGTGTAAAGTCCAACTGGTTCAAGGTGTTCTCTATTGTCGATAAATGCAATGCATTAACACGTCCTTTGATTGTATATTCACTGGTATTCACTGAATATTATCTggtataa